DNA from Ovis aries strain OAR_USU_Benz2616 breed Rambouillet chromosome 15, ARS-UI_Ramb_v3.0, whole genome shotgun sequence:
GCTCAGGTCTAAGAAGGGGCTGGATTTCAAGGGAGTTGGGGGTGATGGGGAGAGGGGACGGCAGGAGGTTCATCATGGGATCCTTTGCAGATTTTGGTAACTCGATCCTACGAGTCTGTAGGGAGTCCGAATGGAAAGGATTTGAGGGTGGGATCAAACGTTTATGGAAGTTGGGGGGTCGTATAATTGCCAGTGTAGAAGGAAGGGGTCGGGATCCCGAAGTGTCGGGCGCAGGATGGGGGGGACTTGGCTTCGATGCGGGGGTTAGGAGCTGGATCTCTGGTGATGGCGGGGCAGATCATGTGGGGTTTGAGAGGCCTTGGGATTTGGGGGGTCCTGGGTCCTGCGGGATGCAAAGGGCAACTTCCCCAtagggaagagggtgggggcaggggcgggcCGGGCCTCGGGCCgagcggtgggggtgggggccggcCGCCGGGCACCGCGCTccgctcctgcccctcccccgccgcctctgaacaaacttttctttctcttcaagtTGAGGCCGGCGCTGCTGGCGGCGTCGGCTGCGCGGCAAACCCGGCGGCAAGCGCGGCGGAACGCGGAGCTCCGATCTCCGGGTCGGCTTCGCCGGCGGATCCTTAGCCCCGAGACCCGGGCCCGGTCCTAGCCTCAGCCCCGAGCGTCCCGGGGCGGATGGCGCGGGCCGGTGGGCGCGGGAGGCGCTGAGCCCTGCGCGGGCCATGGCCTCCGCGTGCGGGGCGCCGGGCCCGGGGGGCGCCGGGCCGGGGGCCGCTTTGGGCAGCCCAGCCCCCGCCTGGTACCACCGCGACCTGAGCCGCGCCGCCGCCGAGGAGCTGCTGGCCCGGGCAGGCCGCGATGGCAGCTTCCTGGTCCGAGACAGTGAGAGCGTGGCGGGAGCCTTTGCTCTCTGCGTCCTGTGAGTGGGGCCGGGGCTCCAATCGGGCGGGGGCATGGCCCGGGCTTCCTTGAGTGTTgtgggggcagggcctgggaCGGTGGGACGCCAGCGCCCCCCAGAGTGAGGACCTTGGCTTTCTGCTGGATTTAAGGAAGGATGCAGGGAGCACTTCCTTCCTGCTGTGTGTCTGGGGGCAGAGTATGTCGGGTCCTGCTGCCCCGGGTAGCTGTAATTGGGGAAAATGCAAGGAGTCTCTGGTAGACCGGGTCAGGCATCCTCCAGGCAGGCGTGAGGGTGTGCATTCCACGGTTGTGTACATTTGTGTTTATGTAGGGATCAGGTATCTGACAAGGAGCCGGGGCCAGAGGAACTGATGGCCTGTGTGGGGGATGCCCAGCAGCTTCCTTATGGGGACTTTCTGAATCCCAGAACTGAGACTGGGGCCTGCCTGGATATGTATGACTGGGTCTGGGGGGCAGGGTagtgtggaggagaaggggagggaaggctGTATGTGGCCATGTCATTATTTCATGAATcagtgggtgagtgtgtgtgctcTAGCTCTTGGGAATGCGGCCGCCCTAGGCCTGAGCTGTAGGTGCTGAGTGTGGGGCTAGACTTGGCAGCTCTCCGAGTGGGCCTGGTTTTGTGCTACTACCCATCAACCATGTGTGGCGGTGGTGTTGGGTGGGTTTGCACTTTCGGTTTTGGAATCTTCCTGAGCTGCAGCGCAGCTCCCCCTACCCCCCCAGATCAGCCACTGGGTGGGCTCCTGTAGGCCTCTGGAGTGGGAGGTAGTGAGTGGGAAGCTGTGGCGCTGCTTTGTTTAGCTCTAGTTATGTTGCTCAGCCCCATGAGCCCTCCCAAGTCCCTATCCTTGTGTCTCTTTCCCCTCTGTTCTCCTCACATCTTTGGGGGTACACTGGTCTAGGCCAGGGGTTTTCAGTTGGGGTTGATTTTACCCCTCAGGATAGTTGGCAGAgatatttttgattgtcacaactggGATCATGCTACCTGCTCCTAGTGcgcagaagccagggatgctgttCGACAGCACTCAGGACCGTCCCTCACAATAGAAGAATGTGGTCCATAATGTTAGTGGTGCTGAGGTTGAGGAACCCTGGCCTAGACAGTGGACCTGAAGAGCAAGGGGCTTATGTCCCTTGAGTTTCAGCTTATGTCCCACGTCTGAGGCCCAAGAGGGGAGACTGACGAGGGACAGCCTGGGCAGATGAACGTCTTAAGAGTCCTGCATACCAGCCCCCTATGAGGCATACCCCCTAAttagggaggggagggaggcaggtgcTAGGTCAGCTGTTGAGTGGGAGGGGGACAGCTGGGCCTGTGTCTGGACGAGGAACATTATTGTCCCAGGAGGGAAAAATTCTGGCTCCATTaccagggaggggctgggtggggtgggggtctgtCTGTGTGTGGGGGCTTCAGCTTTACCAGCTGACTCTGGTTACTCCCTGCATCTCAGGAACCTAGAGGTGGGTGATCAGAAACATACTTGCTTACCTGTACATGACACCTATGTGTACAGGGGAAACAAAGACACACCCCTGCCCCTGTAGTCACAGGCAATCCAACAAGCAGGCCAGGATACAAGTCCTGGTCTCTGTCCTGACTCTAAATGCTAGCTTGGCCTCTTCCTTTGTGGCCTTAGGCAAATTGCTTTtcatctttgagcctcagtttccttttctggagaatggggataataataataatatcttccTTAaagtgtgagaattaaatgagatcatgtctGTAGGACATTGAGTACCTGGCTTGTCACAGAGACAGGACACAGTTAATGGGATGCTATTATTGTTATAAACACAGACCCACAATCCACAAACCAACACACCCAGTCACACACAGATACCCACACAGTTTGTGCCCAGTGGTCAGGAGAGTCCCCAAAAGGAGTTTACCTGAGAGGAGAGGGTGGCCCTGTGCCCAGGGTATAGGGTCTCCTCAAGTAGACGTTTGATCCTCTCTAGTGCCAGTACCCACCTACTGCCCCACACATGGTCCAGGTGACTCCCTTGGGCAAGCCTGCCTGGAGGCGTGGCTGTAGAGAGATCCTCCGCCCCCACCGAGCGCGGGCTGTACCATTTGGACCAGGCTCAGCTGTCACCTGCTCAGCTGTTGCTGCCATCTGTCAGCACCCCTCGTGCCCCTCCTCAGCTTGGGGCTCCTAGAGGCCCAGGTCCCCCACAGCAGGCCTCCATGTGTCCTCCCAATTTCCTGGTGtctgaggaaggggaaggaaatccCTAGGGTGGTATCCCCACATCCCCTCAGCAAGACTGCTTCAGACAGCAGAACCACACAACCAGTGTAAACACAGGCGGCAGACACACGTGTGATTGCACGTCCCCCATGCACGCAGATGAGTTACCCAGGCTTCTGAGGACTCTTACTGTGGCGGGGGCCCCAGACTAGTACCACAGCCCAGAGGGTCTGTTTAGACAGCTGCAGAAGCCACAAAAGAGCTGCCTGTTGCTTCCCCAGCCTTGCAGTGGGTGTGGAGCATatgtaggtctggggtggggtccGGTCATTCCTGCTCTGCTTAGCACCAGCAGGATAGAGTGGACAGGCCCCATCATTAACCCTGTGCAACCTGGGTAGACAGTTTCAGGGGAACGTAGCCAAGGGGCCCCGGGGGCTGGGCCCACTGGTTGTCAGGAGGAAGGGATGCCTTGGGACTTAGATGCCATCCTGGGGGAGACAGATTTGGACCCCCTGCTTTGCTGTCAGGTATCAGAAGCATGTGCACACATACCGAATTCTACCTGACGGAGAAGATTTCCTGGCTGTGCAGGTAGGAGCTTGGACCCTGACCCTGTCCTTGATTCTAGCCTAAGGTTGGGGACCAGGTGACTGACCCTTCTCCCACTCTTGCTGGCCTGCAGACCTCGCAGGGTGTGCCAGTGCGACGCTTCCAGACCCTGGGGGAGCTCATCAGCCTGTATGCCCAGCCCAACCAGGGCCTGGTGTGTGCCCTGCTGCTGCCCGTGGAGCGGGAGCGAGAGCCGGACCCGCCGGATGACCGTGATGCCTCAGGTGCTGCCTGGGTGCCATGtaccttccctgcccctcaccggACGTCCCCTGTGACTTCCTACCCCATCTTCTCAACCTGCCTCCTCTGAAGCCCCCTGCCACTCTTCCTGGTGCCTGGGCCATTTATTCCCTTCCATGGAAGTCCCTGACAGCCATGGTGCCCACCCCCCGCCCTACCCCCCACTTCACGGAGAGCAGGAGGCTCATACCGCTGCCTCCTGGCTCCTGTCCACAGATGGGGAGGATGAGAAGCCCCCACTGCCCCCGCGCTCTGGCTCTACCAGCATTTCTGCCCCCCTGGGGCCCAGCAGCCCCCCAGCAGCCCCTGAGACCCCCACAACTCCAGCTGCTGAGAGGTGagacccccaatccctcctgagCAGGCAGTCCTTGTCTTTTCTGAGAACCATGTCCTCAACAAAGGTGGGAAGACCTTTAAGGCAccccctccccgacccccagGAGGCAGACACCCTGGTCTGTTGCACTCTCATCGCCACTTGTACCATCTCCTctagggagggggtggggggtgctagGACAGTATCAGCGGGCCTCCACTGACCTCTTAACCCCTCCCCCAAGTGCTCCCAATGGGCTGAGCACTGTCTCGCACGAGTACCTGAAAGGTAGCTACGGGCTGGACCTGGAGGCTGTGCGGGGCGGAGCCAGCAACCTGCCACACCTCACCCGTACCCTTGCCACCTCATGCCGGAGGCTGCACAGGTACCTGGGGCACCCAGCACCATGCGCTCCACCCTTACCTCATACCTGTCCTCTCCCACCCGCTTGCTATGCAGATGCCCTGACCTTTGATCTCTGGCTCGGTACAGAGAGCCTGCTGTTGCCTCCTGACTTTTCCTCACCTGAACCCTTGTATCCTCATGGTGGCAGCTGAAACCCCTACACACTCAGCCCCTTTTCCCTGTACCTGGGTCAGAGTAGGGAGTTCTGACCTAGTGTCTCCATAGTGAGGTGGACAAGGTCCTGTCAGGTCTGGAGATCCTGTCCAAGGTGTTTGACCAGCAGAGCTCACCCATGGTGACCCGCCTTTTGCAGCAGCAGGTGGGACTGTGGAGAGACCTCTGGGGAGTGGGTTTGTGTTCTGGGACTGGGCGAGGGGCCTCCTGCTAGGTGGTCTCATGGACAAACCTCATTCTTTTTCCCTGCAGAACCCACCACAGACCGGGGAGCAGGAATTAGAGAGCCTGGTGCTGAAGCTGTCAGTGCTGAAGGACTTCCTGTCAGGCATCCAGAAGAAGGTGCCCTGACTTCTGACCTCTGACCCCTGATCCCCTCACCTGGCCACTTGCCTTGTCTTGATCTGAACCCTGAATCTATAGTTCAGCACTGACACCAACATCAGCGGTggccctccctgcccctgccctcagcAAGGCTCCTGACCTCGCTCTGCCCTTGCCCCCTCCAGGCCCTGAAGGCCCTGCAGGACATGAGTTCCACAGCTCCCCCGGTCCCACTGCAGCCATCCACACGTAAGGCCAAGACCATCCCTGTGCAGGCCTTTGAGGTACatagcggggggtggggggatattCCAGGGCAGAGAGCGGGTGGAGGTGAAGAGGGTGTTACCTACTCCCCGGGTCTTTTCAGCAACACCCCCACTTCCTGGCCTGCAGGTGAAGCTGGATGTGACCCTGGGTGACCTGACCAAGATCGGGAAGTCACAGAAGTTCACGCTGAGTGTGGACGTGGAGGGTGGGCGGCTGGTGCTGCTGCGGAGGCAGCGGGACTCACAGGAGGACTGGACAACCTTCACACATGACCGAAGTGAGCCAGGGcccaacccaagatgggcagcaGGGTGGGCCCCCTGGATCTGTGGGCACAGGGTGGTGTGACTCATTCTCCATCCCTAGTCCGCCAGCTCATTAAGTCCCAGCGGGTCCAGAACAAGCTGGGCGTCGTGTTTGAGAAGGAGAAGGACCGGACGCAGCGCAAGGACTTCATCTTTGTCAGCGCCCGGGTGAGCAGCACATGGGCCTGGTCACCGGGGGCTGTAGGGGTCCCTGCCAGATGGGAGGAAAGAGAGGTCATCCCTCACGGGGCAGGCAGTTATGATGGGGTGGAGAGTATGGGTACTGAGAGTGGGCGGCCCAAGGGTGGGCTGATAATCATTCAgtgaacatttactgagcacttgctgTATACTTGAGGAGTGGGTGTGTGGTGGTGAGCCAGAGGTGTGTCCCTGTCCTTGAGGGACAGGCCACCTAGCAGGGTAGGCCCGTGGAAGGGGACTTCCTGGCTGCCCACCTGTGCCTGACTGACAGCTGTCCCCTGCAGAAGCGTGAGGCCTTCtgccagctcctgcagctcatGAAGAACAAGCACTCCAAGCAGGACGAGCCCGACATGATCTCCATCTTCATAGGCACCTGGAACATGGGTCAGGCCTGCGGAGGgactggggtgggagagaggaaaggcCCCAGGCAGGGGCCTGACTGCCCCGTCCCCTCCACCTCCAGGAAGTGTACCGCCTCCGAAAACTGTGACATCTTGGTTCACATCGAAGGGTCTGGGGAAGACCCTGGATGAGGTCACGGTGACCATACCCCATGACATCTATGTTTTTGGGACCCAGGAGAACTCAGTGGGTGACCGCGAGTGGCTGGACCTGCTCCGCGGGGGCCTCAAGGAGCTCACGGATCTGGATTACCGCCCGGTGAGGGGATGTTGTCTTGTCTAGCCCCTCTCCCCCCACACTGGCTGGCTCCCCACAGCTTGACTGGCTCTCCTTCTGGTTCCTGGGAATATCTTTTAGGAAGTCTACCCTGAGTCCTTTATGCTGTAGGAAGGCCACTCTTTCTGGTCCCTCAGGAAAAGGTGTGGCAGGCCTTCTTACCTTGTGATTTCCAGAACCGTCTATAGCGTGGGCTGGGCAGGGTGATGGTGAAGGGAGATGGGGACAGTGGCCCAGCCTGGGACAGGGGTGACCCTGCACCCTCTCCCCAGATTGCTATGCAGTCTCTGTGGAACATCAAGGTGGCCGTGCTGGTCAAGCCAGAGCACGAGAACCGCATCAGCCACGTCAGTACGTCCAGCGTGAAGACCGGCATTGCCAACACCCTGGGTGAGGAGAGAGGGTGGGGTCCCTCTGGCCACTCCTCCTGCTTCTTTTCCAGCCAGGGTCCAGGGTCTCCTCCTATCTATAGAACTCTTTGAACTTTGCAAAGCATGTTCATATTCTAAATGTCTTCCAGCCTCACCAGGAGGCATGGCCAGGATAATTATCTTCATTTCATAGATGATAAAACTCGAGCCCAGGTGGTCAAGTGAGCTGTCCAAGGTTATACAGGCTAGTATGTGATAGAGCCTGGCACCAGCATAGTGCCCAGGTCTCCCTGTTTGCAGTCCACTGCTACCTCAGGATAGATTGTGCTCAGTATCTGCAAAGCCTTGCCCCTTCACCACTGGGGTCCCTGTGATCTCCGGGGACTCTGCTGTCACATGCAGACAGACTCAGACCATCCAGACGGGGCTGCAAGTGCCCAGTGTGGACCCCAGAGAAGGCGTGGTTGTGTATGCAGGGAACTGCCGGCCTTACGGCCGTGGGGGCGTCGGGAGGATCTTTGCAATGCTGCTTCAGCGGGTGGGGGATAAAGTTGGGAGCCCACCGAGGGTGCCCCAGGCATTCTTCTGTTGCCCTGACAGGAAACAAGGGGGCCGTGGGTGTCTCCTTCATGTTCAACGGCACCTCGTTTGGCTTTGTGAATTGCCACCTCACCTCGGGAAATGAGAAGACTGCCCGGTGAGGGAGTGCCTTCCCAGTCATCTCTTTAGCCTTACCCTCTATTCCCGAGAGCTATTCCCTCTCCCATATTCTAGTCCACAACCCTCCTACATCCCTGTCCCCCAAGGCCTCCTTCCTTACCTCAACTCAGGACCCTTCTGTCTGTCCCTGATTTTGACCTTGTCCCcagctccttcctctgtccccagggaccCTGATCTCTGCCCTGTCCCCAACACCAGCCAGAGACTTCTTATCTCCATGTCTGTCCCTGACATCTGACCCTGGAGCTCTCCCTACCCCCACCATAGGCGGAACCAGAACTACCTGGACATCCTGCGGCTACTCACACTGGGCGATCGGCAGCTCAGTGCCTTTGATATATCTCTGCGTTTTACTCACCTTTTCTGGTTTGGAGACCTCAACTACCGCCTGGACATGGATATACAGGTGTGAGCAGGGCCCAGTGGGTGGCGGGttgggaggctgggctggggcccaGGTGCGCTCTCACCTCTAGCTTGAAAGGGCAAGGCCCCAGCTTTTATGTCCCCTCTCCCCTCAGGAGATCCTGAACTACATCAGCAGGAAGGAGTTTGAGCCCCTGCTCAGGGTGGACCAGCTCAACTTGGAGCGGGAAAAGCACAAGGTCTTCCTTCGATTCAGTGAGTATGGGCGTGGTAGCGGCAGTCCCTGAGGCTAGGGTCCTTGTGGTATCCCTGGGTCTTCAGGGCCCTGACCCCTCCATCCCTGCCTTTCCTAGGTGAGGAGGAGATCTCCTTCCCACCCACCTACCGCTATGAGCGGGGTTCCCGGGACACGTATGCCTGGCACAAGCAGAAGCCAACTGGGGTGAGTGAGGAGAATGGGTTAGGCCCGGGGAGACCCCCCAGGACTGTGAAGAATCAAGAGTGTGTGTGGGGTCAAGCCTCTGCACTTACCATTCCAGCCTCTGTGACCCGTTGAGGCCTCAGGGGTGTTCCTGGGTGTTGGAGGTGGATGTCGGACCCAGTGTGGTAGGGGCATGGGCCTCAGCTAAGCAACCCCCAACTGACCCCTGACCACACTGCTGTCCCCTGCCCCAGGTCCGGACCAACGTGCCTTCATGGTGTGACCGGATTCTCTGGAAATCCTATCCCGAGACCCACATCATCTGCAATTCCTACGGTCAGAGCCTCCCGGACAGGGTGATGGGTGATCCTGGGTGGTCCTTGACCTGACTCTGCCTTGGCTTTGGGAATCGGGAGCAGAGAGTAAGGAGCTTTCTGCTGAGCCCCCATTCctactcccctcccccaggttGCACGGATGACATCGTCACCAGTGACCACTCCCCCGTGTTTGGGACGTTTGAGGTTGGAGTTACCTCTCAGTTCATCTCCAAGAAAGGTGGCTATTCTGGCTGTGCTGTGGGCACGGCATCCATCTGGGTGGGTGCAGGTGTAGCCTGGGGGGTGTACACAGCTTTGAAAatatctgagtgtgtgtgtgggtgggtgtgtaggGGCGGGCACATACATGCATGTGCAGGAATGTGTCTGAATATGTGATGTGTAAAGGTGTCTGTGTTCCTGAGTCATCGTGGGAGGTATATGCCCGTGAGCAGGTGTGTGCGTATGAAGGTAATTGTGTACATGTTTCTGCCTGCCTGGGGCTCCTTGTGTACCTGTGTGCCTAGTGGCGTGGTGGATTGTTGGCGGGCATATCCTGCAGGCACTCCGGTTCCCGGCCCCTTCTCGGATGGTCTCTCATTCTTGGGCTTTGGGGTCTCCCTGGGCTGCTTGGGATGGAGGAGGCCCCTCCTGGCCTTCCCCCCTGCTCTGCCAGGGCTCCAGATTCCCTGCCCCAGTGCTCAGTCTCTGTGTCCTGTTCCTTCTGCCaccctctcagccctcctgtctGCATTCCTCCCTTTGCCCCTCAGGGCTCTCAAAGACCTCAGACCAGGCCTACATCGAGTTTGAGAGCATTGAGGCCATTGTGAAGACGGCCAGCCGCACCAAGTTCTTCATCGAGTTCTACTCTACCTGTCTGGAGGGTCTGAGGCGGAGCCCAGGGCTGGGTGTGGGCCATGGGGGATGGAGGCCTGAGGTGCCCGGAGTGGGCAGCCCCCTAGTTAGTGGGGGAGGGAAGCTGAGAGGTGGCACTCAGTTGGGTGTCCCCTTCCCCCTCCAGAGTATAAGAAGAGCTTTGAAAATGATGCCCAGAGCAGTGACAACATCAACTTCCTCAAGGTGCAGTGGTCTTCACGCCAGCTGCCCACGGTGAGGCTTGGGGGTGAGAGCACCCAGGGAAGTGCAGCCAAACGCCAGCTGGAGCCTGCCTGGGAGAGTGGGAAGAGCCCATGGTGTGGGCTTGTGCGT
Protein-coding regions in this window:
- the INPPL1 gene encoding phosphatidylinositol 3,4,5-trisphosphate 5-phosphatase 2 isoform X2, which produces MACVGDAQQLPYGDFLNPRTETGACLDMYQKHVHTYRILPDGEDFLAVQTSQGVPVRRFQTLGELISLYAQPNQGLVCALLLPVEREREPDPPDDRDASDGEDEKPPLPPRSGSTSISAPLGPSSPPAAPETPTTPAAESAPNGLSTVSHEYLKGSYGLDLEAVRGGASNLPHLTRTLATSCRRLHSEVDKVLSGLEILSKVFDQQSSPMVTRLLQQQNPPQTGEQELESLVLKLSVLKDFLSGIQKKALKALQDMSSTAPPVPLQPSTRKAKTIPVQAFEVKLDVTLGDLTKIGKSQKFTLSVDVEGGRLVLLRRQRDSQEDWTTFTHDRIRQLIKSQRVQNKLGVVFEKEKDRTQRKDFIFVSARKREAFCQLLQLMKNKHSKQDEPDMISIFIGTWNMGSVPPPKTVTSWFTSKGLGKTLDEVTVTIPHDIYVFGTQENSVGDREWLDLLRGGLKELTDLDYRPIAMQSLWNIKVAVLVKPEHENRISHVSTSSVKTGIANTLGNKGAVGVSFMFNGTSFGFVNCHLTSGNEKTARRNQNYLDILRLLTLGDRQLSAFDISLRFTHLFWFGDLNYRLDMDIQEILNYISRKEFEPLLRVDQLNLEREKHKVFLRFSEEEISFPPTYRYERGSRDTYAWHKQKPTGVRTNVPSWCDRILWKSYPETHIICNSYGCTDDIVTSDHSPVFGTFEVGVTSQFISKKGLSKTSDQAYIEFESIEAIVKTASRTKFFIEFYSTCLEEYKKSFENDAQSSDNINFLKVQWSSRQLPTLNPILADIEYLQDQHLLLTVKSMDGYESYGECVVALKSMIGSTAQQFLTFLSHRGEETGNIRGSMKVRVPTERLGTRERLYEWISIDKDEAGAKSKAPSVSRGSQDPRSGSRKPASTEASCPLSKLFEEPEKPPPTGRPPAPPRAAPREEPLTPRLKPEGAPEPEGVVAPPPKNSFNNPAYYVLEGVPHQLLPPEPPSPARAPVPPATKNKVAITVPAPQLGRHRAPRAGEGSSSDEDSGGTLPPPDFPPPPLPDSAIFLPPNLDPLPGPVIRGRSGVETRGPPPPKAHPRPPLPPGPSPTSTFLGEVASGDDRSCSVLQMAKTLSEVDYAPAGPGRAMLLPGPLELQPPRGLPSDYGRPLSFPPPRIRESIQEDLAEEAPCPQVGRAGGLGEAGMGAWLRAIGLERYEEGLVHNGWDDLEFLSDITEEDLEEAGVQDPAHKRLLLDTLQLSK
- the INPPL1 gene encoding phosphatidylinositol 3,4,5-trisphosphate 5-phosphatase 2 isoform X1, with the protein product MASACGAPGPGGAGPGAALGSPAPAWYHRDLSRAAAEELLARAGRDGSFLVRDSESVAGAFALCVLYQKHVHTYRILPDGEDFLAVQTSQGVPVRRFQTLGELISLYAQPNQGLVCALLLPVEREREPDPPDDRDASDGEDEKPPLPPRSGSTSISAPLGPSSPPAAPETPTTPAAESAPNGLSTVSHEYLKGSYGLDLEAVRGGASNLPHLTRTLATSCRRLHSEVDKVLSGLEILSKVFDQQSSPMVTRLLQQQNPPQTGEQELESLVLKLSVLKDFLSGIQKKALKALQDMSSTAPPVPLQPSTRKAKTIPVQAFEVKLDVTLGDLTKIGKSQKFTLSVDVEGGRLVLLRRQRDSQEDWTTFTHDRIRQLIKSQRVQNKLGVVFEKEKDRTQRKDFIFVSARKREAFCQLLQLMKNKHSKQDEPDMISIFIGTWNMGSVPPPKTVTSWFTSKGLGKTLDEVTVTIPHDIYVFGTQENSVGDREWLDLLRGGLKELTDLDYRPIAMQSLWNIKVAVLVKPEHENRISHVSTSSVKTGIANTLGNKGAVGVSFMFNGTSFGFVNCHLTSGNEKTARRNQNYLDILRLLTLGDRQLSAFDISLRFTHLFWFGDLNYRLDMDIQEILNYISRKEFEPLLRVDQLNLEREKHKVFLRFSEEEISFPPTYRYERGSRDTYAWHKQKPTGVRTNVPSWCDRILWKSYPETHIICNSYGCTDDIVTSDHSPVFGTFEVGVTSQFISKKGLSKTSDQAYIEFESIEAIVKTASRTKFFIEFYSTCLEEYKKSFENDAQSSDNINFLKVQWSSRQLPTLNPILADIEYLQDQHLLLTVKSMDGYESYGECVVALKSMIGSTAQQFLTFLSHRGEETGNIRGSMKVRVPTERLGTRERLYEWISIDKDEAGAKSKAPSVSRGSQDPRSGSRKPASTEASCPLSKLFEEPEKPPPTGRPPAPPRAAPREEPLTPRLKPEGAPEPEGVVAPPPKNSFNNPAYYVLEGVPHQLLPPEPPSPARAPVPPATKNKVAITVPAPQLGRHRAPRAGEGSSSDEDSGGTLPPPDFPPPPLPDSAIFLPPNLDPLPGPVIRGRSGVETRGPPPPKAHPRPPLPPGPSPTSTFLGEVASGDDRSCSVLQMAKTLSEVDYAPAGPGRAMLLPGPLELQPPRGLPSDYGRPLSFPPPRIRESIQEDLAEEAPCPQVGRAGGLGEAGMGAWLRAIGLERYEEGLVHNGWDDLEFLSDITEEDLEEAGVQDPAHKRLLLDTLQLSK